In a genomic window of Paroedura picta isolate Pp20150507F chromosome 14, Ppicta_v3.0, whole genome shotgun sequence:
- the MTHFSD gene encoding methenyltetrahydrofolate synthase domain-containing protein isoform X2: MERAAGARLSPGVSKWDLRQKVWDYMEANNLADFPRPVHHRIPNFKGAPQACLRLPDLQEFRCAKTVKVNPDAPQRDIRFLTLEPSAHAVCSVTLGQTQFSQTRLPHRAGKTLLVPTPRLRTGLFNRIVPPPGAAKDTLRKCATSQGVRDYSVPVGLDANVHVDLVVVGSVAVSEKGWRIGKGEGFADMEYGMMVSMGAVREDTVVVTAVHDCQVVDIPEALLGDHDLTVDYILTPTRVIRTGCRRPQPQGILWPKVSHKTLEKIPILRSLRCREERAGKDVTLQGERTDVPAVVEAATGAMDARPKNLAWPEEPGLCQASPRGESVSASSDRLRGLSTLFVGNIPPATRVSELKAALRERQATPVQLTWQGAQHRAFLRYGDKATAEAATLALQGLSLHGCVLRVEAAKAQRHKTASGQCRADQRSSPVLRAATD, translated from the exons ATGGAGCGCGCCGCGGGGGCGCGCCTGAGCCCCG GAGTTTCCAAGTGGGACCTCCGACAGAAGGTTTGGGATTACATGGAAGCCAATAACTTAGCTGATTTCCCAAGGCCTGTCCATCACCGGATTCCAAATTTCAAG GGTGCCCCACAGGCCTGCCTGAGGCTTCCAGATTTGCAGGAATTCCGATGCGCCAAGACGGTTAAAGTAAACCCTGACGCCCCACAGAGAGACATCCGCTTTTTAACGCTGGAA CCTTCTGCACATGCAGtctgctcggtgaccttgggccagacacagttctcgcagactcgcctccctcacagg GCCGGGAAGACCCTGCTGGTGCCAACTCCACGGCTGCGAACCGGACTGTTCAACCGGATCGTCCCTCCCCCGGGGGCAGCCAAGGACACCCTGAGAAAATGTGCTACCTCGCAG GGCGTCAGGGATTATAGCGTACCTGTCGGGCTGGATGCAAATGTGCACGTGGACCTGGTGGTGGTGGGCTCCGTGGCTGTTTCCGAGAAAG GATGGCGGATTGGGAAAGGGGAAGGCTTTGCTGACATGGAATACGGCATGATGGTCTCCATGGGAGCTGTGAGAGAGGACACGGTTGTCGTCACGGCCGTTCATGACTGCCAG GTCGTGGACATACCAGAAGCGCTCCTGGGCGACCACGACCTGACCGTGGACTACATCCTCACCCCGACAAGAGTGATCCGGACCGGCTGCAGGCGCCCACAGCCTCAGGGGATCTTATGGCCCAAG GTCAGTCACAAAACGTTGGAGAAGATCCCAATCCTGCGGAGCCTTCGTTGCAGAGAGGAACGAGCCGGCAAAGATGTCACCCTGCAAGGGGAACGGACAGATGTCCCCGCCGTTGTCGAGGCAGCAACTGGAGCCATGGATGCTCGGCCCAAAAACCTCGCCTGGCCGGAGGAGCCTGGCCTGTGCCAAGCTAGCCCCAGGGGAGAGTCTGTGTCCGCCAGCTCAGACCGCCTCCGAGGACTCTCCACTCTGTTTGTGGGGAACATCCCTCCAGCCACCAGAGTGAGCGAACTCAAGGCGGCCCTCAGGGAGCGCCAAGCCACCCCTGTGCAGCTCACGTGGCAGGGGGCCCAGCACCGAGCTTTCCTCCGTTACGGGGACAAAGCAACGGCCGAAGCTGCCACCTTAGCACtgcaaggcctcagcctccatggctGCGTCCTGAGAGTCGAAGCTGCCAAGGCCCAACGCCACAAAACAGCCAGCGGACAGTGCAGGGCCGATCAGAGAAGCAGCCCCGTGCTTCGTGCAGCTACTGACTGA
- the MTHFSD gene encoding methenyltetrahydrofolate synthase domain-containing protein isoform X10, translated as MNHLVQKWEVFGKAREVKVDPDKPLEGVRLAVLQAGKTLLVPTPRLRTGLFNRIVPPPGAAKDTLRKCATSQGVRDYSVPVGLDANVHVDLVVVGSVAVSEKGWRIGKGEGFADMEYGMMVSMGAVREDTVVVTAVHDCQVVDIPEALLGDHDLTVDYILTPTRVIRTGCRRPQPQGILWPKVSHKTLEKIPILRSLRCREERAGKDVTLQGERTDVPAVVEAATGAMDARPKNLAWPEEPGLCQASPRGESVSASSDRLRGLSTLFVGNIPPATRVSELKAALRERQATPVQLTWQGAQHRAFLRYGDKATAEAATLALQGLSLHGCVLRVEAAKAQRHKTASGQCRADQRSSPVLRAATD; from the exons ATGAACCACTTGGTCCAAAAATGGGAGGTGTTTGGGAAAGCGAGAGAGGTCAAGGTGGACCCGGACAAACCTCTGGAGGGAGTCCGGCTGGCCGTGCTCCAG GCCGGGAAGACCCTGCTGGTGCCAACTCCACGGCTGCGAACCGGACTGTTCAACCGGATCGTCCCTCCCCCGGGGGCAGCCAAGGACACCCTGAGAAAATGTGCTACCTCGCAG GGCGTCAGGGATTATAGCGTACCTGTCGGGCTGGATGCAAATGTGCACGTGGACCTGGTGGTGGTGGGCTCCGTGGCTGTTTCCGAGAAAG GATGGCGGATTGGGAAAGGGGAAGGCTTTGCTGACATGGAATACGGCATGATGGTCTCCATGGGAGCTGTGAGAGAGGACACGGTTGTCGTCACGGCCGTTCATGACTGCCAG GTCGTGGACATACCAGAAGCGCTCCTGGGCGACCACGACCTGACCGTGGACTACATCCTCACCCCGACAAGAGTGATCCGGACCGGCTGCAGGCGCCCACAGCCTCAGGGGATCTTATGGCCCAAG GTCAGTCACAAAACGTTGGAGAAGATCCCAATCCTGCGGAGCCTTCGTTGCAGAGAGGAACGAGCCGGCAAAGATGTCACCCTGCAAGGGGAACGGACAGATGTCCCCGCCGTTGTCGAGGCAGCAACTGGAGCCATGGATGCTCGGCCCAAAAACCTCGCCTGGCCGGAGGAGCCTGGCCTGTGCCAAGCTAGCCCCAGGGGAGAGTCTGTGTCCGCCAGCTCAGACCGCCTCCGAGGACTCTCCACTCTGTTTGTGGGGAACATCCCTCCAGCCACCAGAGTGAGCGAACTCAAGGCGGCCCTCAGGGAGCGCCAAGCCACCCCTGTGCAGCTCACGTGGCAGGGGGCCCAGCACCGAGCTTTCCTCCGTTACGGGGACAAAGCAACGGCCGAAGCTGCCACCTTAGCACtgcaaggcctcagcctccatggctGCGTCCTGAGAGTCGAAGCTGCCAAGGCCCAACGCCACAAAACAGCCAGCGGACAGTGCAGGGCCGATCAGAGAAGCAGCCCCGTGCTTCGTGCAGCTACTGACTGA
- the MTHFSD gene encoding methenyltetrahydrofolate synthase domain-containing protein isoform X6, producing the protein MERAAGARLSPGVSKWDLRQKVWDYMEANNLADFPRPVHHRIPNFKGSFLMNHLVQKWEVFGKAREVKVDPDKPLEGVRLAVLQPSAHAVCSVTLGQTQFSQTRLPHRAGKTLLVPTPRLRTGLFNRIVPPPGAAKDTLRKCATSQGVRDYSVPVGLDANVHVDLVVVGSVAVSEKGWRIGKGEGFADMEYGMMVSMGAVREDTVVVTAVHDCQVSHKTLEKIPILRSLRCREERAGKDVTLQGERTDVPAVVEAATGAMDARPKNLAWPEEPGLCQASPRGESVSASSDRLRGLSTLFVGNIPPATRVSELKAALRERQATPVQLTWQGAQHRAFLRYGDKATAEAATLALQGLSLHGCVLRVEAAKAQRHKTASGQCRADQRSSPVLRAATD; encoded by the exons ATGGAGCGCGCCGCGGGGGCGCGCCTGAGCCCCG GAGTTTCCAAGTGGGACCTCCGACAGAAGGTTTGGGATTACATGGAAGCCAATAACTTAGCTGATTTCCCAAGGCCTGTCCATCACCGGATTCCAAATTTCAAG GGGTCTTTCCTGATGAACCACTTGGTCCAAAAATGGGAGGTGTTTGGGAAAGCGAGAGAGGTCAAGGTGGACCCGGACAAACCTCTGGAGGGAGTCCGGCTGGCCGTGCTCCAG CCTTCTGCACATGCAGtctgctcggtgaccttgggccagacacagttctcgcagactcgcctccctcacagg GCCGGGAAGACCCTGCTGGTGCCAACTCCACGGCTGCGAACCGGACTGTTCAACCGGATCGTCCCTCCCCCGGGGGCAGCCAAGGACACCCTGAGAAAATGTGCTACCTCGCAG GGCGTCAGGGATTATAGCGTACCTGTCGGGCTGGATGCAAATGTGCACGTGGACCTGGTGGTGGTGGGCTCCGTGGCTGTTTCCGAGAAAG GATGGCGGATTGGGAAAGGGGAAGGCTTTGCTGACATGGAATACGGCATGATGGTCTCCATGGGAGCTGTGAGAGAGGACACGGTTGTCGTCACGGCCGTTCATGACTGCCAG GTCAGTCACAAAACGTTGGAGAAGATCCCAATCCTGCGGAGCCTTCGTTGCAGAGAGGAACGAGCCGGCAAAGATGTCACCCTGCAAGGGGAACGGACAGATGTCCCCGCCGTTGTCGAGGCAGCAACTGGAGCCATGGATGCTCGGCCCAAAAACCTCGCCTGGCCGGAGGAGCCTGGCCTGTGCCAAGCTAGCCCCAGGGGAGAGTCTGTGTCCGCCAGCTCAGACCGCCTCCGAGGACTCTCCACTCTGTTTGTGGGGAACATCCCTCCAGCCACCAGAGTGAGCGAACTCAAGGCGGCCCTCAGGGAGCGCCAAGCCACCCCTGTGCAGCTCACGTGGCAGGGGGCCCAGCACCGAGCTTTCCTCCGTTACGGGGACAAAGCAACGGCCGAAGCTGCCACCTTAGCACtgcaaggcctcagcctccatggctGCGTCCTGAGAGTCGAAGCTGCCAAGGCCCAACGCCACAAAACAGCCAGCGGACAGTGCAGGGCCGATCAGAGAAGCAGCCCCGTGCTTCGTGCAGCTACTGACTGA